The DNA window TAAGTATCTTTGATGATGTGGTAACGTTTTtaagaaaagagagagaagatGTGAGTTGCATGCTCTTGGCTTGGTTTCTAACTTTAGATGAGTCATATAATTAAATGTTTATGAAATAAAAGAATAAAACTATGGATTGAAATAGATTATTTCATACATGTTTTATTATATTCTACATTCTTAAAACCAACTATACAAAACTCTCCACCAAGAATCGCCTTAGAATTAATCTACAGTACATTGAACTTCTTTTTACAACTCACTTTTATTTCCCATAATACCCCACAGTCCCGCTTTTTTATTTCTCATAATACCTGACAGTCCTATCCATCTATTTTGTTTCTGCCCGTTCTGCCGTTCATCCGCTCATCCCTGCCGCTCTTTCcaatcttttttgttttttttcgagTACCTCCCTCCGTATCGTTAGTATCGTCCGTTTTCCCGCTTTCTCCACCCGTTTCTTTGCTCTGTTACCCTTTCACTGATATTTCCACCACCAAATTGTTGatgtagttttaaaaacaaaacttATTCTTATTAATTTAAACCTAGATCAGCGAATTAAACTATGAACTGAAACATTAAGCAATTTTTTGTCCAATTCAGTATAAATAAATGTATTTCTGTAATCCCGACGAAGGCTGCTATGTGAAAAATCAAGAGAGGTCTTCCGTCATAATCATTAGTGGATAGACCAGTCATTGACACATTGTCAACTAACTCTTTACCTAATCTAATCAAAGATTAGAATTATAGATTTTTATGGGTACTCAAAGGAAGTAATGGAACTTGATATTAACTGTAGCAACACATAAATAGTATGAAATGATATATTTACGTGTAAATGTTTTTGTGCTTTGCAATGGGAGAAAAAATATCAAGGTTGTATTTTAATTCACATGTCTAATACGGGATTGTTATATTATTACCAATATTAATGTACATTATGCATGTCATAGCCATCATAGCTCAATAATAATAGCTTTTTTGAATTTTATAAAGAGGATAAACCATAAATAGATATATACTGTTCCGTCGTCGTTTCATAAGTACGTGCACCCATACGGGCATGTTTgcaatatataatataatatttatATCTATACATATAATATTAAGGAGTGATTTTTTTTATTCAGCTTTTTTACATCTTAAACTGCCCTCACGTTCTCTGTATTCCGTATGTGATCTAGATTCATGACCCGTACTCATACAAACTGGAATAACTCGTGCCGTGCGATAATATAAAGTACGGTTCCAAGATGtattgagtatatatatatataataatcttGTAAATTAGTACAGATGTTatagtaactcaaagtggccataaaataaattatttggtagccagctacagagtagtgTGTGCGTGTATATAGTGCTATTCTACACCTAATAGCCAAAACTGATAAAAAAATACTGAATACTACTGAACCGCGTTCAGTATCAGTCAGTACTACGCGCAAGTATCGTGAGATACTGAATACTACTAAAATacgattactgaatagtactgaaTTTTGTTTATATCAATTTGGTGTAgaagtattatatatatataacgcgCTATTATACACCCTAagctatatatataactactaccctgcagctggctacaaaataacttattctgtaatcactttgagttacgataattactatgttaatttacgagattatagtaacttcttaccatgtggtttactataacgttatggtaaatatccccatgtgttatagtaacccaactatcgtaaatatatattgacattatcgtaaattaatatataaaactATTGTAAataaaggtggctacagaataacttattttatagctggctactcaatatatatataaattaagaCTGCAAAATAATGGCGTCAGAGGAGGATACGTACCATCACCTGTTGCTTGAGCAGGACCAAGCATCTTGGTGGCGCAGTGGTTGAACATGGTGCTGCAGGGTGGCGATGTCCCTAGTGGTGATGCCCCTGAGGAGGCCTTCGTCCCTAGTGGTGATGATAACTCGGGCGGCGGCGCCATTATTAATGATTGAGTTCAAGGCCTCCCACGGATGATTTTTAGACCACACATCATCCATCACCAGCAGGAGCTTGCCCGTCCGTGACGGGCTCTGCCCTGTGCGTCGGCGGAGCTCTTGAGCTTCTCCACGTCGTAGCTATCGGTGACGCTCAACCAGATCTTGACCTCGAACCCCGCTTGGATGTCGCCGTGGTTGAAGATGTTCTTAGCCAGGGTGGTCTTCCCCATGCCCCCAGCGCCCACGATCGACACCACCTTGATTTTTGCAGCTGCGGGCTCATCGTCGTCGGCCAGCAGCTCCTGCACCAGCGTTCTTGTGTCCCACTCGATCTGGTCCCCGACGACGACCGTTGATGACCTGCTGAGCGACGGCGTCGTCTTGCGgctgggaggagtggaggcctcGCCGGGCTGACTACGCCGTACCAGCGGGTAGGAATCCAGCAGCTGTTTCTTCAGCCCCAACTCGACCATCTCCTTGCGGATCTCATCGAAGCTCTCATTGAGCTGCTTGAGGCGGATGCCCAGGCCGTGGGCGAAGCCGGGGTTTCGGAGGCAGAAGAGCAGCGGCTCAAGGAAACCCGGCGCCTTCTCCTCAATGATTGTCCAGCAGTCCGTGGCGCCTAGGTGTTGCTGCCGCCCCCGCTCCTCGTCCTCGGCATGCAGCTGGTACAGCTCCAGGATGTCGGTGGCCTCATACAGGGCGTCCTTGAGCTTGCGTACCCACCTCTTCATGGCCATGCTGGCATCATCGTCGATGCGCCGCCTCTCGGCGTCGGTTGCGTAGTCCTTAAAATACTCCGTGCTAGCCTCCAGCTTCTTGATCCCGCCAGTGACGCCCACCAGCACGCGCAACTCTTCCGCTGCCATGTCCTTCACCATCTGCTGCACGTAGGGCACCAAATGATCGAGCACCACCGCCATGGCTTAATTCCTCTCCTCCTACGTACGTACGTGtcgtcctcctcctgctcctgcgaGTAGTGGTGGAAACAGTAAGCATCGATTACTATACTACTACATGCTCCAGTCTCCAACAAATAAGGCAAAGCACTACTATGACAGACGATGAGCATGCTCCAGTCTCGATCTATCCTACTGACACTAtgggaaacacgtgatttgccgagtgcaaaaatctttatcgagtgccaaatttcgggcactcgacaaagacctgctttgccgagcgtcgcacttggcaaagtatgacactcggcaaagaggcctttgccgagtgcctggcactcggcaaaggcagacactcggcaaagattagtaggcttaacggcatccagcggcttcctctttgccgagtgccccccgtttggcacttggcaaagaatttattttgccgaacttggcactcggcaaaataatttttttttttggttttttgccaccaattttttgaagctttagtacattaccacaaacaacatgtttaaatttgggacattttcattgccttttggcatatttctatagtttattttgttttgttgaatttttccagaaaatataagtttgaactgcaggtgcatcgaataatggattacattcgttcaaaaaatgttatccttgtttcttagtgtaaatttaggctaaatccaagaactatttcgaaatttcgatcaactgtctcgaaatttagcacgttgatcgaaattttgagacagttcctggatttagcctaaatttacactaagaaacaaggataatattttttgaacgaacgtaatccattattcgatgcacctacagttcaaacttacattttctggaaaaattcaacaaaacaacataaactatagaaatatgccaaaatgcaatgaaaatgtcccaaatttaaacgtgttgtttgtggtagtgtactaaagcttcaaaaaaaaaaaattggtggcaaaaaaccaaaaaaaattattttgccgagtgcctagggttggcactcggcaaagagctgctgaattttttttaaaacttcgccgagtgccagatcacgacactcggcgaagaaaattgactttgccgagtgccgccgatctggcactcggcaaagccgccgtttcCTTCAACCGCGCCCGGCCGACgcgctctctgtctctctctctctcatttctctctccctctcacctctctctccctcagccgccgccgccgcactgcGGCGCCCGTcccggccaccgcgcctccccgcgcGGGCCCCCACGGCCtccgccccggccaccgcgcctccccaccccagccaccgcgcctccccgcaCGGGCCCCCGCGCCCtccgccccggccaccgcgcctccccgccccggccaccgcaccactgcagaagagaggaggaggaggcaggggagaagagaggagaaggggagaagagaggaggaggggagaagagaggaggtgaAGGAAGGTGCCAGCCTAGGTCCGTCGACCCTCACACCGCTGCGGTCGTCCCCGCCATCGTCGCCGACCCTCGTCGCTACCATTCTCgtcgcgaaggtatgccctacacctgtagta is part of the Miscanthus floridulus cultivar M001 chromosome 9, ASM1932011v1, whole genome shotgun sequence genome and encodes:
- the LOC136479245 gene encoding putative disease resistance protein At1g50180, whose amino-acid sequence is MAVVLDHLVPYVQQMVKDMAAEELRVLVGVTGGIKKLEASTEYFKDYATDAERRRIDDDASMAMKRWVRKLKDALYEATDILELYQLHAEDEERGRQQHLGATDCWTIIEEKAPGFLEPLLFCLRNPGFAHGLGIRLKQLNESFDEIRKEMVELGLKKQLLDSYPLVRRSQPGEASTPPSRKTTPSLSRSSTVVVGDQIEWDTRTLVQELLADDDEPAAAKIKVVSIVGAGGMGKTTLAKNIFNHGDIQAGFEVKIWLSVTDSYDVEKLKSSADAQGRARHGRASSCW